The following DNA comes from Acidobacteriota bacterium.
GATTCTTCACTGAGCACGCCGAGCGGATTGTCCGTGGTAATGGAATTATTAAACAGGTACGGCGGGTTGCTTGTCTTGCCCGATCGGTAGGTCGCCAGGGCGATGTCGTACGGCAGGATGGCGTTATCGATCCACGAGAGTTGGTCGGCCAGAATGTCGGTGAAGCCGGCCGAGTCCTGGGTGGCGTCTTCCGGCAGGTCAAAGTCCAGCACGATGGCCTTCGGATTGCCCGAGGCCACGGCGGCGGTCAGGTCGGCGATCAGGTCGTAATTCCAGGGCCAGGAGCCCAGCGAGTCCTGTGCGCGGCCGTCGACCATGATCAGCGACACGTTGGGCCGGACGCCCTCCGGTGCCGTAAGCCTGCACAGAGCGTCGTTCAGTGATCGCTGCATTGACTCCATGGGCCCGAAGCCGTTCGCATACAGGATCACAATGGACACGGCAACGAGGAGATAGAGAACGTATGAAGAATATCTGGCCATGGTGTCCTTCCTTACCGTCCGACTACCAACCGGTCGGCGAGCATTTTGTGTATGCTTGCCTCTTTCATTTTCTTCTGCGTCAGCCCCACGTCGTATTCCACGCGGCGAAAGATGATCTCCTGTTGCTTCGAATCGTAAATGACGTAAGATGAGCGAGGGTCGTTGTCTCGCGGCTGTCCCACTGAGCCGACGTTGACAAGGTAGCGTCCCTCGGGATCGGGATTGAAATCATGACCGACCTTGCTGCCGTAGGTGCCGTCGGGATATGCTGAATAAATGTGCGGCACGTGAGAGTGGCCGAAGAATGCCGTTTGCTGCGGGAAGCACTCAAAACTGCCTTTGGCCTCACTAATCGTCATAATGTAGTGCCATTGGTCCGGCTGGCGCGGAGAGGCGTGCACCAGGTAGGCACCGTGGATGGTGGCATCCAGTTCGAAATCCGCCAGTTGAGCTAGTTCCCGATCGTCCAGCTGGCTTACCGTCCAGGCCATCGAATCCCTGGCCACCTTGTTCAGGTGGCTCCAATCGAGCAGGCCGAGTGCGACGTACTCGTGATTGCCCAGCAGCTTGATGTCGCAGTGCCGAACGACCAGATTGAGACACTCAACCGGGTTGCACCCGTATCCGATCACGTCGCCCAGGCAGTGGACGCGGTCGAGGTGCTGCTCGTCGATGTCCCGGAAAACCGTCTGCAGGGCCTCAAGATTGGCATGGATGTCCGATATCAGCGCACACCTCATGCAGTCCTGCCTTCAACGAACTTAAACGTCGACTTGCCCACCGTTACCAGGTCACCGTTCTTCAACACGCAGCGCTCAATCGACTCGCCGTTCACCTTCGTCTTGCCCTTCTTACCGAGGTTGATCAGTGCAAAACCGTTGTTTTCGCTCACGACCTTGGCCTGAATGCCCGAGATCATGAACCCTTTTGCCTTCACGTGCACGAACTTCGCCCGGCCGATCGTGGTCACCTCCCGGTCCAGCCGGAACTCCGAGAACTCAGTGTTCTCCTCGCCGGTCAGGACGGATCCGCCGTGTTTGGCGACCATCTGC
Coding sequences within:
- a CDS encoding metallophosphoesterase family protein, which produces MRCALISDIHANLEALQTVFRDIDEQHLDRVHCLGDVIGYGCNPVECLNLVVRHCDIKLLGNHEYVALGLLDWSHLNKVARDSMAWTVSQLDDRELAQLADFELDATIHGAYLVHASPRQPDQWHYIMTISEAKGSFECFPQQTAFFGHSHVPHIYSAYPDGTYGSKVGHDFNPDPEGRYLVNVGSVGQPRDNDPRSSYVIYDSKQQEIIFRRVEYDVGLTQKKMKEASIHKMLADRLVVGR